GATGCCTATTTGCCTGGCTTTGCGCAGGGTGGCGGCCGGCGTGGGGGGACTGGCTATCATCTTATAGGTGGGATAGAAGGCGGTGACGTGCCAGGGGACGTGGGCGCCCAGCTCGTCGGCGATGAAACGGGCGATCCCCTTGAGATCGGCCTCGCCGTCGTTGTGGCCGGGAATGATCAGGGTGGTGACCTCGATCCAGATCCCCAGCCGCCGGTACTCCTTCAGGGAGTCGAGCACCCCCTGAAGGGTGGCGCCGGCGACCTCCCGATAGAACTTCTCCGAGAACCCCTTGAGGTCGACATTCGCCGCATCGAGGAAGGGGGCGACAGCTTCCAGCGCCTCGGGAGTGATGTAGCCGTTGGTGACAAAGACGTTGCCGATCCCCTCCCTGGAGGCGAGGGCCGCGGTATCATAGGCGTATTCGAGGAAGATGGTCGGCTCGGTGTAGGTGTAGGCGATGCTGCGGCACCCTGCCGCCTTGGCCCGGCGGACGATCTCCGCAGGCGGCAGATCGTGGCCGGCTATGGGGCGTCCGGTGTGCGGCCACTGGGAGATGTCGGCGTTCTGGCAATGGAGACAGCGGAAATTGCACCCCACGGTGGCGATGGAGAAGCTTTTGGAGCCGGGATGATAGTGAAAGAGGGGTTTCTTTTCAATGGGATCGACGTTCTCCGCGATGCTCCTGCCGTAAACCAGGGTATAGAGGACTCCCTCCCGGTTCTCCCGCACCCCGCAGACCCCTCGTTGACCTTCGGCGATGAGACAGCGGAACCGGCACAGGGAACATTTGACTTTCCCTTCGGCGGCTTTGTCCCAGAAACGGGCCTCATGCAGCTTCTCCATGGCTCCTCCTTTCCGTTAGGAGGAAGTATATCAGAAGGAGCGGGGGACGGGGGACGGGGGGGGGAAGGGAGGCTGATCAAAAATGCCCAGATGCAAGGCGCCCGATATCCTGAGGAATAAGGCGTACCGTAAGGTACGTCGTTGACGAAGGATGAGGGCAACGCCGCAGATGGGCGTTTTTCATCAGCCGCTGACTAGAACATGAACCGCCGCATGCTGATATTGAGCAGCAGCCCCACGCCGATCATGGTGGTGATCATGCTCGTTCCTCCGTAGGAGAATAGGGGCAGAGGCACTCCAACCACCGGCAGAAGGCCGATCACCATCCCGAGGTTGACCACCATATGCCAGAAGAGCATGGCCACCACGCCGAGGGCCAGATACATCCCGAAGCGGTCACTGGAGCGGCGGGCGATGTAGAT
This is a stretch of genomic DNA from Desulfuromonas sp. TF. It encodes these proteins:
- the amrS gene encoding AmmeMemoRadiSam system radical SAM enzyme translates to MHEARFWDKAAEGKVKCSLCRFRCLIAEGQRGVCGVRENREGVLYTLVYGRSIAENVDPIEKKPLFHYHPGSKSFSIATVGCNFRCLHCQNADISQWPHTGRPIAGHDLPPAEIVRRAKAAGCRSIAYTYTEPTIFLEYAYDTAALASREGIGNVFVTNGYITPEALEAVAPFLDAANVDLKGFSEKFYREVAGATLQGVLDSLKEYRRLGIWIEVTTLIIPGHNDGEADLKGIARFIADELGAHVPWHVTAFYPTYKMIASPPTPAATLRKARQIGIDAGLRYVYEGNIPGEGGENTFCPACGKVVIERCGFRLGQVRTEGGKCGFCGEKIEGIGL